The Phycisphaerae bacterium RAS1 genome includes a region encoding these proteins:
- the ttrB_2 gene encoding Tetrathionate reductase subunit B precursor, with translation MPRLGFAIDNRACIGCHACTVACKSEHEVALGVNRTWVKYIEKGEFPNTRRHFSVQRCNHCEDAPCVEICPVTALYKRPDGIVDFDNERCIGCKACMQACPYDALYLDPDTNTAAKCNYCTHRVDNGYEPACVVVCPVEAIVSGDLDDPESRISQLDRLLKVQYPKPEKSTRPKLFYVGGETAATDPTAAPPAENYLWSGNDGRISLKTLRRAADEADDEARARRVYDPKSKPVPWGWMVSAYITTKAVATGIVIVAAAMFALGLTANVLPTTPMLISMLFLGLTGALLVGDLKRPERFLSVLLRPQWKSWLVRGAYLITLFAPLTLAAWLSGWAHAARSTQLALGGAAALAAIAVAGYTALLLAQARGRDYWQNPLLPVSMIVDAVIAGLAAMQWMGYLAASDGSGGVATGASAGGATDESARIAFAVAAGVLLLLTAAEFLPRHQTRGAEVAARLILRGPLAVWFWFGAVGVGLILPLAVLMIGGRIELAAALLVIGIAAKNHVVVQAPQRVPLS, from the coding sequence ATGCCCCGACTCGGCTTTGCCATCGACAACCGCGCCTGCATCGGCTGCCACGCCTGCACCGTCGCCTGCAAGAGCGAGCACGAGGTCGCCCTGGGCGTCAATCGCACGTGGGTCAAGTACATCGAGAAGGGCGAATTTCCCAACACGCGGCGGCACTTCAGCGTGCAGCGCTGCAACCACTGCGAGGACGCCCCCTGCGTCGAAATCTGCCCCGTCACCGCCCTCTACAAGCGGCCCGACGGCATCGTCGATTTCGATAACGAGCGCTGCATCGGCTGCAAGGCCTGCATGCAGGCCTGCCCGTATGACGCCCTCTATCTCGACCCCGACACCAACACCGCCGCCAAGTGCAACTACTGCACCCACCGCGTCGACAACGGCTACGAGCCGGCCTGCGTGGTCGTCTGCCCGGTCGAGGCGATCGTCAGCGGCGATCTGGATGATCCCGAGAGCCGCATCAGCCAGCTCGACCGGCTGCTCAAGGTGCAATATCCCAAGCCGGAAAAGAGCACGCGGCCCAAGCTGTTCTACGTCGGCGGTGAGACGGCCGCGACCGATCCGACCGCCGCCCCGCCCGCGGAGAACTACCTGTGGAGCGGCAACGACGGGCGGATCAGCCTGAAGACGCTTCGCCGCGCGGCGGACGAGGCGGACGACGAGGCCCGGGCGCGACGCGTCTATGATCCGAAATCCAAGCCCGTGCCGTGGGGTTGGATGGTGTCGGCGTATATCACGACCAAGGCGGTCGCGACCGGCATCGTGATTGTGGCGGCAGCGATGTTCGCGCTTGGATTGACGGCAAACGTGCTGCCGACGACGCCAATGCTGATATCGATGCTGTTCCTGGGGCTTACCGGCGCGCTGCTAGTCGGCGATCTGAAGCGCCCGGAGCGATTTCTGTCCGTGCTGCTGCGGCCGCAGTGGAAGAGCTGGCTGGTGCGCGGGGCGTACCTGATCACGCTGTTTGCACCGCTGACGCTTGCGGCGTGGCTGAGCGGCTGGGCGCATGCGGCGCGTTCGACACAGCTAGCGCTGGGCGGCGCGGCGGCGCTGGCGGCGATCGCGGTCGCAGGCTACACGGCGCTTCTACTGGCGCAGGCCCGCGGGCGCGATTACTGGCAGAATCCGTTGCTGCCGGTTTCCATGATCGTCGACGCCGTCATCGCCGGATTAGCGGCGATGCAATGGATGGGATATTTGGCGGCGAGCGACGGATCGGGCGGCGTGGCGACCGGCGCTTCCGCGGGCGGCGCGACGGACGAAAGCGCTCGGATCGCGTTCGCCGTTGCGGCCGGCGTCCTGTTGCTGCTGACGGCAGCCGAGTTCCTGCCGCGGCATCAGACGCGCGGCGCGGAAGTGGCGGCGCGGCTGATCCTGCGCGGGCCGCTGGCGGTCTGGTTCTGGTTTGGCGCGGTCGGCGTCGGGCTGATTCTGCCGCTGGCGGTGCTGATGATCGGCGGACGTATCGAGTTAGCGGCGGCGCTCCTGGTGATCGGCATCGCGGCGAAGAACCACGTGGTGGTCCAGGCGCCGCAGCGCGTGCCGCTCTCGTAG
- a CDS encoding Phage protein Gp37/Gp68: MAHASRIEWTQTTWNPIAGCTKVSAGCANCYAERMSKRLAAMARASRARGETPGRTGNYEHVIGRGGRWNGRVFLDYAALTDPMSWRLPRTIFVNSMSDLFHESVPLDFIRRVFAVMNNCSQHIFQVLTKRPQRAAELSPQLGWTPNIWLGASVENAAVTHRVRDLCRTAAGVRFLSVEPLLGPIPRLPLDGVKWVIVGGESGPGARPIKADWVRQIRDRCLARGVAFFFKQWGGTNKHATGRSLDGRTWDLAPSRDGSPGRSLGGAQG; the protein is encoded by the coding sequence ATGGCACATGCATCGCGCATCGAATGGACGCAGACAACCTGGAATCCGATCGCCGGTTGCACCAAAGTCAGCGCGGGCTGCGCAAATTGTTATGCAGAACGCATGTCCAAGCGGCTCGCTGCTATGGCGCGCGCTAGCCGCGCGCGCGGCGAGACTCCGGGGCGCACCGGGAACTACGAACATGTGATCGGCCGGGGAGGGCGTTGGAACGGCCGAGTGTTCTTGGACTACGCTGCGCTGACAGACCCGATGTCGTGGCGGCTGCCCCGGACGATCTTCGTGAATTCGATGAGTGACCTGTTTCACGAAAGCGTGCCGCTCGACTTCATCCGACGCGTTTTCGCCGTGATGAACAACTGCTCGCAGCACATATTTCAGGTGCTCACCAAGCGACCGCAGCGCGCCGCTGAGCTGTCGCCCCAACTTGGATGGACCCCGAATATCTGGCTTGGAGCAAGTGTCGAGAACGCGGCGGTCACGCACCGTGTCCGAGACCTGTGTCGCACGGCGGCCGGCGTGCGTTTCCTCTCGGTCGAGCCGCTGCTTGGCCCGATTCCGCGCCTTCCGCTGGATGGCGTCAAATGGGTAATCGTCGGTGGCGAATCGGGGCCTGGTGCGCGGCCCATCAAGGCGGATTGGGTTCGACAAATTCGCGACCGGTGCCTGGCGCGCGGAGTCGCGTTCTTTTTCAAGCAGTGGGGCGGCACAAACAAGCACGCGACCGGCCGGTCGCTTGACGGTCGGACGTGGGATTTGGCGCCGTCGCGCGACGGTTCGCCCGGGAGGTCATTAGGTGGGGCACAAGGCTGA